From Sphingomonas nostoxanthinifaciens, a single genomic window includes:
- a CDS encoding peroxiredoxin, with amino-acid sequence MLNEGDPAPDVTLQMMDGSMVPLSTLQRPLVVYFYPKDDTSGCTAEAKDFSALAAAFAAEGVALIGISRNSPKDHAKFTAKYELTVPLATDADGSVTEAFGVWIQKSMYGRKYMGIERATFLLDADGNIAKAWRKVSVPGHAAEVLDAARALKGNTPS; translated from the coding sequence ATGCTGAACGAAGGCGACCCCGCCCCCGACGTGACCCTGCAGATGATGGACGGCAGCATGGTGCCGCTGTCGACGCTCCAGCGGCCGCTGGTGGTCTATTTCTACCCCAAGGACGACACGTCGGGCTGCACGGCCGAGGCCAAGGATTTCTCCGCACTCGCCGCCGCGTTCGCGGCCGAAGGCGTCGCGCTGATCGGGATCAGCCGTAATTCGCCCAAGGACCATGCCAAGTTCACCGCCAAGTACGAACTGACCGTCCCGCTAGCCACCGATGCCGACGGCTCGGTCACCGAGGCATTCGGCGTGTGGATCCAGAAGAGCATGTACGGCCGCAAATATATGGGCATCGAGCGCGCGACCTTCCTGCTCGACGCCGATGGCAATATCGCGAAAGCGTGGCGCAAGGTGTCGGTGCCCGGTCATGCCGCCGAGGTGCTCGACGCCGCCCGCGCGCTGAAGGGCAACACGCCATCCTGA
- a CDS encoding ferritin-like domain-containing protein — MLSLGAAACAALSTPDPAAKVKAARAVARDWRCGRLDWRFDAAPPDRPPRGEHPLLLPPGRMPRRGRGGTLASRIALLHALAHIEYVAIDLALDMVARFGAGFPHAFADDWMKVAADEAMHFAILDRRLRALGSHYGALPAHDGLWDAAAATAHDPAARLAVVPMVLEARGLDATPPTIARFEAAGDAPSARLLRRILADEVAHVATGVRWFRCICEIRSESAPTAWKRLVESYFSGVLRPPFNDSARAAAGLTCEFYAAVAQGYAGAPEKFPSSREGQFR, encoded by the coding sequence ATCCTGAGCCTTGGCGCGGCGGCGTGCGCCGCGCTCTCCACACCCGATCCGGCCGCCAAGGTGAAGGCGGCACGCGCCGTCGCGCGCGACTGGCGATGCGGGCGGCTCGACTGGCGCTTCGACGCCGCCCCGCCCGATCGCCCGCCGCGCGGCGAACATCCGCTGCTGCTCCCGCCGGGCCGGATGCCGCGCCGCGGCCGTGGCGGCACGCTCGCCAGCCGCATCGCCTTGCTCCACGCGCTCGCGCACATCGAATATGTCGCGATCGATCTGGCGCTCGACATGGTCGCGCGCTTCGGCGCAGGCTTCCCGCACGCCTTCGCCGACGACTGGATGAAAGTCGCCGCCGACGAGGCGATGCACTTCGCCATCCTCGACCGGCGCCTGCGCGCGCTCGGCAGCCATTACGGCGCGCTGCCGGCGCATGACGGGTTGTGGGATGCCGCCGCCGCGACCGCGCACGATCCCGCTGCGCGGCTCGCGGTCGTGCCGATGGTGCTGGAGGCGCGCGGCCTCGACGCGACCCCGCCGACGATCGCGCGATTCGAAGCTGCGGGCGACGCGCCCTCGGCCCGCCTGCTGCGGCGTATCCTGGCCGATGAGGTGGCCCATGTCGCCACCGGCGTGCGGTGGTTTCGTTGCATCTGCGAAATCCGTTCCGAATCGGCACCGACCGCATGGAAGCGGCTTGTCGAAAGCTATTTTTCAGGAGTGTTGCGGCCGCCTTTCAACGACTCGGCGCGTGCGGCTGCCGGTCTGACCTGCGAATTCTATGCGGCGGTTGCGCAGGGCTACGCCGGTGCGCCAGAAAAGTTCCCGTCGTCGCGGGAGGGGCAATTCCGGTGA
- a CDS encoding M23 family metallopeptidase, whose translation MTIRSIFTLGLAAVAAITAVAQPTVASPIAAPQKGDHIAATPDAPVVNADEDGRFHSLFMTWKRLDTVQTPGAMAVPSSKPLTAATFTSSFGVRSDPFRGSAAMHAGIDLSAPLGTPVYATADGMIDRAEWSGGYGNMVEVDHGKGLQTRFGHLSRILVHPGEKVTRGMLIGLVGSTGRSTGNHLHYEVRIDGHAVNPIPFLQSADYVTAMEARSSAIAMGGPDDANDDVNDE comes from the coding sequence ATGACCATCCGTTCGATTTTCACGCTTGGCCTTGCTGCCGTTGCCGCAATCACCGCCGTCGCCCAGCCCACCGTCGCTTCACCTATCGCCGCACCGCAGAAGGGCGATCATATCGCCGCGACGCCCGACGCGCCGGTCGTCAATGCCGACGAGGATGGCCGCTTCCATTCGCTGTTCATGACCTGGAAGCGGCTCGACACCGTCCAGACGCCGGGCGCGATGGCCGTGCCCTCGTCCAAGCCGCTGACCGCCGCCACCTTCACTTCCTCGTTCGGCGTCCGCTCCGATCCGTTCCGCGGATCGGCGGCGATGCATGCCGGGATCGATCTGTCAGCACCGCTCGGCACGCCGGTCTACGCCACCGCCGACGGCATGATCGATCGCGCCGAATGGTCGGGCGGCTACGGCAACATGGTCGAGGTCGACCATGGCAAGGGGCTGCAGACGCGCTTCGGCCACCTGTCGCGCATCCTCGTCCATCCGGGCGAGAAGGTGACGCGCGGCATGCTGATCGGGCTGGTCGGCTCGACCGGGCGCTCGACCGGCAACCATCTCCATTACGAGGTCCGGATCGACGGCCACGCGGTCAACCCGATCCCGTTCCTCCAGTCGGCCGACTATGTGACGGCGATGGAGGCCCGTTCCAGCGCGATCGCGATGGGCGGCCCCGACGATGCGAACGACGACGTCAACGACGAGTGA
- the erpA gene encoding iron-sulfur cluster insertion protein ErpA, whose translation MSEAATIDLTSAAAARVATIAAKQAKPAILRLAVEGGGCAGFQYKFDLADDVASEDAVAERDGVRLVVDPVSLDLVRGCAVDFVQSLGGAAFRVENPNAASGCGCGTSFSI comes from the coding sequence ATGAGCGAAGCCGCCACGATCGACCTGACCAGCGCCGCCGCCGCCCGCGTGGCGACGATCGCGGCCAAGCAGGCCAAGCCCGCCATCCTGCGCCTCGCGGTCGAAGGCGGCGGCTGTGCCGGCTTCCAGTATAAATTCGATCTCGCCGACGATGTCGCCAGCGAGGATGCGGTTGCGGAGCGCGACGGCGTGCGGCTGGTGGTCGACCCGGTCAGCCTCGACCTTGTGCGCGGCTGCGCGGTCGACTTCGTCCAGTCGCTCGGCGGGGCCGCATTCCGTGTTGAAAATCCCAATGCCGCCTCGGGTTGCGGCTGCGGCACCAGCTTCTCGATCTAG
- the rpmF gene encoding 50S ribosomal protein L32 gives MAVPKRKTSPSRRNMRRSHHALTVDAFQECPNCGELKRPHNLCGHCGHYNGREILPAGN, from the coding sequence ATGGCCGTCCCTAAAAGAAAGACCTCGCCGTCGCGGCGGAACATGCGCCGTAGCCACCATGCGCTGACGGTCGACGCCTTCCAGGAATGCCCGAATTGTGGCGAGCTGAAGCGTCCGCACAATCTGTGCGGCCACTGCGGTCACTATAACGGTCGCGAGATCCTGCCGGCCGGCAACTGA
- the plsX gene encoding phosphate acyltransferase PlsX, producing the protein MGGDGGLAIAVSGVALALKADPTLRFTLFGDEAALKAECARHLKPGQPVTIVHSAETISGEAKPSQAIRRAKTSSMGMAIALVKAGDADAAVSAGNTGALMAMAKLALRTIPGIDRPALAALLPTLGRHDLVMLDLGANTECDAGNLFEFAVMGAAYARILHDTDEPLVRLLNIGTEELKGTDALREAAAMLRAADHLPLRFDGFIEANALGRGEADVIVSDGFSGNIALKTAEGTARFIADLIRRAFTSSLRSKFGFLLSRPAITLLRQGLDPSTRNGAVFLGLNGTVVKSHGGTTAEGFANAVGVAAKLVRGRIVHRIAEDLAAIRAPATGVEA; encoded by the coding sequence ATGGGCGGCGACGGTGGGCTCGCCATTGCCGTATCCGGCGTGGCGCTGGCGCTGAAGGCCGACCCCACGCTGCGTTTCACGCTGTTCGGTGACGAGGCCGCGCTCAAGGCCGAGTGCGCCCGCCACCTGAAGCCCGGCCAGCCGGTGACGATCGTCCATTCGGCCGAGACGATCAGCGGCGAGGCCAAGCCCAGCCAGGCGATTCGCCGCGCCAAGACCAGCTCGATGGGCATGGCGATCGCGCTGGTGAAGGCCGGCGACGCGGATGCCGCGGTCTCCGCCGGCAATACCGGCGCGCTGATGGCGATGGCCAAGCTCGCGCTCCGCACCATTCCGGGAATCGACCGCCCCGCGCTGGCGGCGTTGCTGCCGACGCTCGGACGCCACGATCTCGTGATGCTCGATCTCGGCGCAAATACCGAGTGCGACGCCGGCAACCTGTTCGAGTTCGCGGTGATGGGTGCGGCCTATGCGCGCATCCTCCACGATACCGACGAGCCGCTGGTGCGGCTGCTCAACATCGGCACCGAGGAGCTGAAGGGCACCGACGCGTTGCGCGAAGCCGCCGCGATGCTCCGCGCGGCCGATCACCTGCCGCTGCGATTCGACGGCTTTATCGAGGCGAATGCGCTCGGGCGCGGCGAGGCCGACGTGATCGTGTCCGACGGCTTCTCCGGCAACATCGCGCTCAAGACCGCCGAGGGCACGGCGCGGTTCATCGCCGACCTGATTCGCCGCGCCTTCACCAGCTCGCTCCGCTCGAAGTTCGGCTTCCTGCTCTCGCGTCCCGCGATCACCCTGCTGCGCCAGGGGCTCGATCCCAGCACGCGCAACGGCGCGGTCTTTCTCGGGCTCAACGGCACGGTGGTGAAAAGCCATGGCGGCACCACCGCCGAGGGGTTCGCCAATGCCGTCGGCGTCGCCGCCAAGCTGGTCCGCGGGCGGATCGTCCATCGCATCGCCGAGGATCTCGCCGCGATCCGGGCGCCTGCGACCGGGGTGGAGGCGTGA
- a CDS encoding beta-ketoacyl-ACP synthase III, with product MTRRAIIAGTGSALPERRVTNDELAQTVDTSDAWITERTGIRARHIAGEGETTATLGADAARRALDAAGIDASAVDLIVLATATPDQTFPASATKIQAALGITDCVAFDLAAVCSGFLYALSVADSMIRAGGATTALVIGAETFSRILDWEDRATCVLFGDGAGAVVLQAEEDSARGILSSALHADGRYNQLLYVDGGPSTTGTVGKLRMRGQEVFRHAVTNLAAVLAEALAKAGVDVGDVDWVVPHQANRRILDATARKLGLPAARMVITVDEHANTSAASVPLALDVAVRDGRIRRGDLIVFEAMGGGFTWGAAVARY from the coding sequence GTGACGCGTCGCGCGATCATCGCCGGCACCGGATCGGCCTTGCCCGAGCGGCGCGTGACCAATGACGAACTGGCGCAGACGGTCGACACGTCGGATGCGTGGATCACCGAACGCACCGGCATCCGCGCGCGCCATATCGCCGGCGAGGGCGAGACCACCGCGACGCTCGGTGCCGACGCGGCACGACGCGCGCTGGACGCGGCGGGGATCGACGCGAGCGCGGTCGACCTGATCGTGCTCGCCACCGCCACGCCCGACCAGACCTTCCCCGCCAGCGCCACCAAGATTCAGGCCGCGCTCGGCATCACCGATTGCGTCGCGTTCGATCTGGCGGCGGTCTGCTCGGGCTTCCTCTACGCGCTGTCGGTCGCCGACAGCATGATTCGCGCTGGCGGCGCCACCACCGCGCTGGTGATCGGCGCCGAGACGTTCAGCCGCATCCTCGACTGGGAGGATCGCGCCACCTGCGTGCTGTTCGGCGACGGCGCGGGTGCCGTCGTCCTGCAGGCTGAGGAGGACAGCGCGCGCGGCATCCTCTCCAGCGCGCTCCATGCCGACGGGCGCTATAATCAGCTGCTCTATGTCGACGGCGGCCCCTCCACCACGGGCACGGTCGGCAAGCTTCGCATGCGCGGGCAGGAGGTGTTCCGCCACGCGGTCACGAATCTGGCGGCGGTACTGGCGGAAGCGCTCGCCAAGGCCGGCGTCGACGTCGGCGACGTCGACTGGGTCGTGCCGCATCAGGCGAATCGCCGCATTCTGGACGCGACCGCGCGCAAGCTCGGCCTGCCTGCCGCGCGGATGGTCATCACCGTCGACGAGCATGCGAATACGTCGGCGGCCTCGGTTCCGCTCGCGCTCGACGTCGCGGTACGCGACGGCCGCATCCGCCGCGGCGACCTGATCGTGTTCGAGGCGATGGGCGGCGGCTTCACGTGGGGCGCCGCCGTAGCAAGATATTGA
- a CDS encoding integration host factor subunit alpha gives MAESGTLTRADLSEKLHGRIGLPRSQCAALVEQVIAHMCHALADGENVKISGFGTFVLRDKAERIGRNPKSGIEVPIAPRRVLTFRASQTLRDRIVEAD, from the coding sequence ATGGCCGAATCGGGCACGTTGACGCGAGCGGATCTTTCGGAGAAACTTCATGGGCGCATCGGGCTGCCACGCTCGCAGTGCGCCGCCTTGGTGGAGCAGGTGATCGCACATATGTGCCATGCGCTCGCCGACGGCGAGAACGTCAAGATTTCGGGCTTCGGCACGTTCGTTCTGCGCGACAAGGCAGAACGCATCGGCCGCAATCCCAAATCGGGTATCGAGGTGCCGATCGCGCCGCGCCGGGTGCTGACCTTCCGCGCGAGCCAGACGTTGCGTGACCGCATCGTCGAAGCCGACTGA
- a CDS encoding MerR family transcriptional regulator produces the protein MGSKAAGAFLTIGEVAAELGVPQHILRYWETRFPQLRPLQRAGNRRYYRPDDVALARRIDRLLNHEGYTVRGVQQLLEREPATAAEPSGPSASAVAPLAELQAIRDALASALIDDARITL, from the coding sequence GTGGGATCAAAAGCTGCGGGCGCATTTCTCACCATCGGCGAAGTCGCGGCGGAGCTTGGCGTGCCGCAGCATATCCTGCGCTATTGGGAGACGCGTTTCCCGCAGCTCCGTCCGCTCCAGCGCGCCGGCAACCGCCGTTACTATCGACCAGACGACGTGGCACTCGCCCGCCGCATCGACCGGTTGCTCAACCATGAGGGCTACACCGTCCGCGGCGTCCAGCAATTGCTGGAGCGCGAGCCTGCGACTGCGGCCGAGCCGTCCGGCCCGTCCGCATCCGCGGTCGCGCCGCTGGCCGAGCTGCAGGCGATCCGTGACGCGCTCGCCTCCGCGCTGATCGACGACGCGCGCATCACACTCTAG
- a CDS encoding FtsK/SpoIIIE family DNA translocase — translation MATRIASGTGAGRSEWGQHVRRVGARGGAMAAALAFLALSLMLGFALASYSRYDAALNTAAGGPIGNVLGWAGAWTADLLLSLFGLPAVLLVPPPVVVALRLWRGGAPGKWIRALPITMLAMVLCGVALALLRGGSIGALPAGLGGAFGFGGATAIDAGLARLPMPGWAVGLRLGAIVLFMVLGLAAAFLSLGLDADERALLFRRRDAEWDDEDEAVAVAPAPVREAPTRAPRERLAAVPELDEEDAPAPPPTITEPSRPAPAVAAARSQRERQAKLALGDSWELPSLDLLSPIPDAPVQKLDNAALERNARLLETVLEDFHVKGRVTQVRPGPVVTMYELEPAPGIKASRVVALSDDIARNMSALSARVATIPGRTVIGIELPNQRRESVVLSELVASDGFENQGPGTLALILGKNIAGDPVIADLAPMPHLLVAGTTGSGKSVGLNAMILSLLYRLNPDQCRMIMIDPKMLELSIYDDIPHLLAPVVTEPPKAIRALKWAVEQMEERYRMMASVGVRSLASFNDKVRTAKAKGQPLGRKVQTGYDAETGQPIYEEEKLEYEVLPTIVVIVDELADLMMTAGKEVEFLIQRLAQKARAAGIHLIMATQRPSVDVITGVIKANLPTRISFQVASKIDSRTILNEQGAEQLLGKGDMLYVAGGKQIVRVHGPFVSDDEVRAVAEHWKAQRQPDYVTAVTEEPLEGSYEIEGAPSGPDDPETQTYRRAVQLVVENRKASTSWLQRQLRVGYNGAARLIERMEKQGIISTPDHVGRREVLIEPADLPSYL, via the coding sequence ATGGCAACGCGCATCGCAAGCGGGACGGGCGCCGGTCGATCGGAGTGGGGCCAGCATGTGCGGCGCGTCGGCGCGCGCGGCGGGGCAATGGCGGCGGCGCTCGCTTTCCTCGCGCTTTCGCTGATGCTGGGTTTCGCGCTGGCGAGCTATTCGCGCTACGACGCGGCGCTCAACACCGCTGCCGGCGGCCCGATCGGCAACGTGCTCGGCTGGGCCGGCGCGTGGACGGCGGATCTGCTGCTCAGCCTGTTCGGTCTGCCCGCGGTCCTGCTGGTGCCGCCGCCGGTGGTGGTGGCGCTGCGCCTGTGGCGCGGCGGCGCGCCCGGCAAGTGGATCCGCGCGCTGCCGATCACGATGCTGGCGATGGTGCTGTGCGGCGTCGCGCTGGCGCTGCTGCGCGGCGGATCGATCGGCGCGCTGCCCGCGGGGCTGGGCGGGGCCTTCGGCTTCGGCGGTGCGACCGCGATCGACGCCGGGCTCGCGCGGTTGCCGATGCCGGGCTGGGCGGTCGGCCTGCGCCTCGGCGCGATCGTATTGTTCATGGTGCTCGGGCTCGCTGCGGCGTTCCTGTCGCTCGGCCTCGATGCCGACGAGCGCGCCTTGCTGTTCCGCCGCCGTGACGCCGAGTGGGACGATGAGGATGAGGCCGTGGCCGTCGCACCCGCGCCGGTGCGCGAAGCGCCGACGCGCGCGCCGCGCGAGCGGCTGGCGGCGGTGCCCGAGCTCGACGAGGAGGACGCGCCCGCGCCGCCCCCGACCATCACCGAGCCATCGCGTCCGGCGCCCGCCGTCGCCGCCGCGCGCAGCCAGCGCGAGCGGCAGGCGAAGCTGGCGCTCGGCGATTCGTGGGAACTGCCGTCGCTCGATCTGCTGAGCCCGATCCCCGATGCGCCGGTGCAGAAGCTCGACAATGCCGCGCTGGAGCGGAACGCCCGTTTGCTCGAGACGGTGCTCGAGGATTTCCACGTGAAGGGCCGCGTGACCCAGGTCCGCCCCGGCCCGGTCGTGACGATGTACGAGCTCGAGCCCGCGCCCGGCATCAAGGCGAGCCGCGTCGTCGCGCTTTCCGACGATATCGCGCGCAACATGTCGGCGCTGTCGGCGCGCGTCGCGACCATTCCCGGCCGCACCGTGATCGGCATCGAATTGCCCAATCAAAGGCGCGAGAGCGTCGTGCTGTCCGAACTGGTCGCGAGCGACGGGTTCGAGAATCAGGGACCGGGCACGCTCGCCTTGATCCTCGGCAAGAATATTGCGGGCGATCCGGTCATCGCCGATCTCGCGCCGATGCCGCACCTGCTCGTCGCCGGCACCACCGGCTCGGGCAAGTCGGTCGGCCTCAATGCGATGATCCTGTCGCTGCTCTATCGGCTCAATCCCGATCAGTGCCGCATGATCATGATCGATCCCAAGATGCTCGAACTGTCGATCTATGACGACATCCCGCATCTGCTGGCGCCGGTCGTCACCGAGCCGCCCAAGGCGATCCGCGCGCTCAAATGGGCGGTCGAGCAGATGGAGGAGCGCTATCGCATGATGGCGTCGGTGGGCGTGCGCTCGCTCGCCTCGTTCAACGACAAGGTGCGCACCGCCAAGGCCAAGGGCCAGCCGCTCGGCCGCAAGGTGCAGACCGGCTACGACGCCGAGACCGGCCAGCCGATCTACGAAGAAGAGAAGCTGGAATATGAGGTGCTGCCGACGATCGTGGTGATCGTCGACGAGCTCGCCGATCTGATGATGACCGCCGGCAAGGAGGTCGAATTCCTGATCCAGCGGCTGGCGCAGAAGGCGCGCGCGGCGGGCATCCACCTCATCATGGCGACGCAGCGCCCGTCGGTCGACGTCATCACCGGCGTCATCAAGGCCAATCTGCCGACGCGGATCAGTTTCCAGGTCGCGTCCAAGATCGATTCGCGCACGATCCTCAACGAGCAGGGGGCGGAGCAGCTGCTCGGCAAGGGCGACATGCTCTACGTCGCGGGCGGCAAGCAGATCGTGCGCGTCCACGGCCCGTTCGTGTCGGACGACGAGGTGCGCGCGGTCGCGGAGCATTGGAAGGCGCAGCGCCAGCCGGATTATGTGACGGCGGTGACCGAGGAGCCGTTGGAGGGCAGCTACGAGATCGAGGGCGCGCCGTCGGGCCCCGACGATCCCGAGACGCAGACCTATCGCCGCGCCGTCCAGCTCGTGGTCGAGAATCGGAAGGCCTCGACCTCGTGGCTCCAGCGCCAGCTCCGCGTCGGCTATAATGGCGCGGCGCGGCTGATCGAACGGATGGAGAAGCAGGGGATCATCTCGACCCCCGATCATGTCGGCCGCCGCGAGGTGCTGATCGAGCCGGCGGACCTGCCAAGCTATCTCTGA
- the purH gene encoding bifunctional phosphoribosylaminoimidazolecarboxamide formyltransferase/IMP cyclohydrolase has protein sequence MTDIAIRRAILSVSDKTGLADLGRALAAKGVELVSTGGTAKALRDAGLEVKDVSDLTGFPEMMDGRVKTLHPTVHGGLLAVRDDPAHVAAMEAHGIGAIDLVVVNLYPFAQTVAKGAARDEIIENIDIGGPSMVRSAAKNHAFVAIVTDPADYALVAEASTTLDQRRRLAAKAFAATAAYDAAIGSWFAFADQGETFPESLSVPLRRATALRYGENPHQSAALYLPTAPGARGIAQAEQVQGKELSYNNYNDADAALELVSEFRDGPPTVVIVKHANPCGVASADTLIEAYKAALACDSVSAFGGIIAVNRPLDGPTAEAISGIFTEVVAAPDADADARAVFARKKNLRLMLTGELPDPARPGLMLKSIAGGMLVQSRDNGHVGRGDLTVATKRAPTERELADCLFAWTVAKHVKSNAIVYAKDGATAGVGAGQMNRLESARIAAWKARDAAEKAGWAEPRTIGSAVASDAFFPFADGLLAAVEAGATAVIQPGGSMRDAEVIAAADKAGLAMVLTGMRHFRH, from the coding sequence ATGACCGACATCGCCATCCGCCGCGCCATCCTCTCCGTTTCCGACAAGACCGGGCTGGCTGACCTCGGCCGCGCGCTCGCCGCCAAGGGGGTCGAGCTGGTCTCGACCGGGGGCACCGCCAAGGCGCTGCGCGATGCGGGGCTTGAGGTGAAGGACGTGTCCGACCTGACCGGCTTTCCCGAGATGATGGACGGCCGCGTCAAGACGCTCCATCCGACGGTGCATGGTGGCCTGCTGGCGGTGCGCGACGACCCCGCGCATGTCGCGGCGATGGAGGCGCACGGGATCGGCGCGATCGACCTCGTCGTGGTCAATCTCTACCCGTTCGCGCAGACCGTGGCGAAGGGCGCGGCGCGCGACGAGATCATCGAGAATATCGATATCGGTGGCCCGTCGATGGTGCGTTCGGCCGCCAAGAACCACGCCTTCGTCGCGATCGTCACCGATCCTGCCGATTATGCGCTGGTGGCGGAGGCGAGCACGACGCTCGACCAGCGCAGGCGGCTCGCGGCCAAGGCCTTCGCCGCGACCGCCGCCTATGACGCCGCGATCGGATCGTGGTTCGCCTTCGCCGATCAAGGCGAAACCTTCCCCGAGAGCCTGTCGGTGCCGCTCCGCCGCGCGACGGCGCTGCGCTATGGCGAGAATCCGCACCAGTCGGCGGCGCTCTACCTGCCGACCGCGCCGGGCGCGCGCGGCATCGCCCAGGCCGAACAGGTGCAGGGCAAGGAGCTGAGCTACAACAATTATAACGACGCCGACGCCGCGCTGGAGCTGGTGAGCGAGTTTCGCGACGGGCCGCCGACGGTGGTGATCGTCAAGCACGCCAATCCGTGCGGCGTCGCCTCGGCCGACACTTTGATCGAAGCGTACAAGGCGGCGCTCGCCTGCGACAGCGTCTCGGCCTTCGGGGGGATCATCGCGGTCAACCGGCCGCTCGACGGGCCGACCGCCGAGGCGATCAGCGGCATCTTCACCGAGGTGGTGGCCGCCCCCGACGCCGATGCCGACGCGCGCGCGGTGTTCGCGCGCAAGAAGAATCTGCGCCTGATGCTGACCGGCGAATTGCCCGATCCGGCGCGGCCCGGCCTGATGCTGAAGAGCATTGCGGGCGGCATGCTCGTCCAGTCGCGCGACAACGGCCATGTCGGCCGTGGTGACCTGACCGTCGCCACCAAGCGCGCGCCGACCGAGCGGGAACTGGCCGATTGTCTGTTCGCATGGACTGTCGCCAAGCACGTCAAGTCGAACGCGATCGTCTACGCCAAGGACGGCGCCACCGCCGGGGTCGGCGCGGGCCAGATGAACCGGCTGGAAAGCGCGCGTATCGCCGCGTGGAAGGCGCGCGACGCCGCCGAGAAGGCCGGCTGGGCCGAGCCGCGCACGATCGGCTCGGCGGTCGCCTCCGACGCCTTCTTCCCCTTCGCCGACGGGCTGCTGGCGGCGGTCGAGGCGGGCGCGACCGCGGTCATCCAGCCCGGCGGATCGATGCGCGACGCCGAGGTGATCGCCGCCGCCGACAAGGCTGGACTGGCGATGGTGCTGACCGGAATGCGGCATTTCCGTCACTGA